The proteins below are encoded in one region of Naumovozyma castellii chromosome 6, complete genome:
- the PRE6 gene encoding proteasome core particle subunit alpha 4 (ancestral locus Anc_7.120) encodes MSGYDRALSIFSPDGHIFQVEYALEAVKRGTCAVGIKGTDCVVLGCERRSTLKLQDPRITPSKISKIDSHLVLSFSGLNADSRILIEKARVEAQSHRLTLEDPVTVEYLTRYVAGVQQRYTQSGGVRPFGVSTLIAGFDPRDNKPKLYQTEPSGIYSSWTAQTIGRNSKTVREFLEKNYNRDEPPKNVEECVRLTVKSLLEVVQTGAKNIEITVVKPDSEIITLTNEEINKYVKEIEEEKQQEKENEKKKGSN; translated from the coding sequence ATGAGTGGCTACGACAGAGCATTATCTATTTTTTCCCCTGATGGACATATTTTCCAAGTAGAGTATGCTTTGGAAGCAGTCAAAAGGGGTACATGTGCCGTTGGTATCAAAGGTACCGATTGTGTTGTTCTCGGTTGTGAAAGAAGATCAACTCTAAAATTACAGGACCCCAGAATTACACCATCAAAGATTTCTAAAATTGATTCGCATCTTGTCCTTTCATTTTCAGGTTTAAATGCTGACTCGAGaattttaattgaaaaagcAAGAGTGGAAGCACAGAGTCATAGGTTAACGTTAGAAGATCCTGTTACGGTGGAATATTTGACACGTTACGTTGCAGGTGTGCAACAAAGATATACACAGTCTGGTGGTGTCAGACCATTTGGTGTCTCAACTTTAATAGCTGGTTTTGATCCAAGGGataataaaccaaaattaTATCAGACTGAACCTAGTGGGATATACTCATCCTGGACAGCTCAGACTATAGGTAGAAATTCCAAAACAGTTCGTGAATTTTTAGAAAAGAATTATAACCGTGATGAACCTCCTAAAAATGTCGAAGAATGTGTAAGACTGACAGTTAAATCTCTTTTGGAGGTAGTTCAAACTGGTGCCAAAAATATAGAAATCACAGTAGTTAAGCCAGATTCAGAGATTATCACTTTAACGAATGAGGAAATCAACAAATACgtgaaggaaattgaagaagaaaaacaacaagagaaagaaaatgaaaagaaaaagggaTCTAACTAA
- the POP5 gene encoding RNA-binding protein POP5 (ancestral locus Anc_7.59) yields the protein MVRLKSRYVLFEILYPPVTGTQYSKTEIYVSNHTQSPHQITSKTLLQEIRRSLQINFGDYGAGKVASLLQLKYFSNTTSMGIIRCHREDCTLLVAALSLISKVADIDGVIINPIKLSGTVKKIEQYGVRRNSMAISFLKAQPSSNSLTLQTSENDIKILDSHQNF from the coding sequence ATGGTCCGTTTAAAGAGTAGATACgttttatttgaaattctttaCCCTCCTGTTACTGGGACGCAATACTCAAAAACCGAAATATACGTCTCTAATCATACACAATCTCCCCATCAAATTACATCAAAGACTCTTTTGCAAGAGATACGACGTTCTCTTCAAATCAACTTTGGTGATTATGGTGCAGGTAAGGTCGCATCACTGTTGCAACTAAAATACTTCTCGAATACAACATCAATGGGTATTATTAGATGCCACCGCGAAGATTGTACTTTGCTAGTAGCGGCATTAAGTCTTATTTCCAAAGTTGCAGACATTGATGGTGTCATTATTAATCCAATTAAATTAAGTGGTACCGTTAAAAAAATAGAGCAATATGGTGTGAGACGAAATTCCATGGCCATTTCTTTTCTCAAAGCACAACCTAGTAGTAACTCACTCACATTACAAACTTCGGAAAATGATATAAAAATCTTGGATAGTCACCAAAACTTTTAG
- the EGH1 gene encoding hydrolase (ancestral locus Anc_7.172), with amino-acid sequence MQEKILISKKGEFTDTKGNVIQLRGVNLDPSVKIPFTPFQSTHCPIIEDNLFKSAPDVSFINHPLPLDKIEEHINRIKSLGYNTIRFPFTWEALEHEGPGKYDYEYMDYVIQVLQKINILGGIYVYLDPHQDAWSRFTGGSGAPLWTLYAAGLQPSRFKSTEAAILHNYFFQREVQNNESIPDYPKMLWPTNYFRLACQTMFTLFFAGKMFAPKCILNGKNIQDYLQEKFINAIMEFYQRIIEKAPELFEDNCVIGLESINEPNCGYIGDTNLSQIPKERDLKLGTTPTAYESFLLGEGIDVTVKQYSISIFGPSETQPKRVSCGKEKAWLTREERDAIDAKYGWSRNNEWEPYKCIWRQHEVWKLTENGGELLDPEYFSRKKDVAQEINEEFFINNHFVEYYKHLHTRFRAVDETRFLFLQPPVFRKPPKLIDTDLIDTKTICACHFYDGLSLMFKTWNKYFNVDTFGIVRKKYSNPVFSLVVGEQNIRKSFDNQLKLMKEEVRTVLGEQVPTFFTEIGMPFDMNNKMSYLSGDYAAQTAAMDAIGYALERNNLSFSLWCYCSSNSHEWGDNWNNEDFSIWSSQDIAKGFAKNPSITQNKNRVIPEYIKRVNEDIPCLDHYVKVDSLDLSGFRALDALLRPFPISIHGHFEKAEFQLRRKFYKLKIIGKANSDFSNGKTYIFLPSYHFPIEYVTIKASSGSFSYDSEHQVLIWSHNSGLQYIMIQTGTSSSPNSKESSPNCVIN; translated from the coding sequence ATGCAGGAAAAAATCCTTATATCAAAAAAAGGTGAATTTACAGATACAAAAGGGAACGTTATTCAACTAAGAGGTGTGAATCTGGATCCATCAGTGAAAATACCATTCACACCCTTTCAGTCTACCCATTGTCCAATTATTGAGGATAACTTGTTTAAAAGTGCTCCAGATGTTAGTTTTATAAATCATCCTTTACCCCTAGACAAGATTGAAGAGCATATAAATAGGATAAAATCTTTAGGATACAACACGATAAGATTCCCATTTACTTGGGAAGCTTTGGAGCATGAAGGTCCAGGAAAGTATGATTATGAGTATATGGATTATGTTATCCAAgttcttcaaaagataaATATACTAGGAGGAATATATGTTTACCTTGATCCTCACCAAGATGCTTGGTCTAGATTTACTGGTGGATCAGGAGCCCCACTCTGGACTCTATATGCAGCAGGACTACAACCTAGTAGATTCAAAAGTACTGAAGCTGCAATACTGcataattattttttccaaagagAGGTTCAGAATAATGAAAGTATTCCAGATTATCCAAAAATGTTATGGCCAACAAACTACTTTAGGTTAGCTTGTCAAACAATGTTTACGTTATTTTTTGCAGGGAAAATGTTTGCACCTAAATGCATCTTAAATGGTAAAAATATACAAGACTACCTACAAGAGAAATTTATCAATGCAATCATGGAGTTCTACCAGAGGATTATAGAAAAAGCCCcagaattatttgaagataattgTGTCATTGGATTGGAGAGCATCAATGAACCAAACTGTGGATATATTGGAGATACTAATTTATCACAAATACCCAAAGAAAGGGATCTGAAGCTAGGAACGACTCCTACAGCATATGAAAGCTTTTTACTTGGGGAAGGGATTGATGTGACAGTAAAGCaatattccatttctaTTTTTGGACCTTCTGAAACTCAACCGAAAAGGGTTAGTTGCGGAAAGGAAAAAGCTTGGTTaacaagagaagaaagagatgCTATAGATGCCAAGTATGGTTGGTcaagaaataatgaatgGGAACCATATAAATGTATATGGCGTCAACATGAGGTATGGAAATTAACAGAGAATGGAGGTGAATTACTTGACCCAGAATACTTTTCCAGAAAAAAAGATGTGGCCcaagaaataaatgaagagttcttcattaataacCATTTTGTTGAATATTATAAACACTTACATACCAGATTTAGAGCAGTAGATGAGACAAggtttttgtttcttcaaccACCCGTATTTAGAAAGCCACCCAAATTAATTGACACAGATTTGATAGATACCAAAACAATTTGTGCATGTCATTTCTATGATGGTCTCTCTCTAATGTTCAAGACCTGGAATAAGTATTTTAATGTCGATACTTTTGGAATTGTACgcaaaaaatattccaacCCAGTATTTAGTTTGGTCGTTGGTGAGcaaaatataagaaaatCTTTTGACAACCAGCTGAAGTTGATGAAGGAAGAGGTTCGCACCGTTTTGGGAGAACAGGTACCTACTTTTTTTACAGAGATTGGTATGCCCTTTGAcatgaataataaaatgtCCTATCTATCAGGGGATTATGCTGCACAAACTGCGGCAATGGATGCTATTGGCTATGCGTTAGAAAGAAACAATCTTTCTTTTAGCCTGTGGTGCTATTGCAGTAGTAATTCTCATGAATGGGGTGATAATTGGAATAACgaagatttttcaatttggtcATCTCAGGATATCGCAAAGGGATTTGCCAAAAATCCTTCTATAACCCAGAATAAAAATCGAGTAATTCCCGAGTATATTAAACGAGTGAATGAAGATATCCCATGTTTGGATCATTATGTGAAGGTTGATTCTTTGGACCTAAGTGGTTTCCGTGCTTTGGATGCCCTTCTAAGGCCATTCCCTATTAGTATCCATGGACATTTCGAAAAAGCTGAATTTCAACTTCGTCGAAAGTTTTATAAGCTAAAAATAATTGGTAAAGCCAACTCAGATTTTTCCAATGGCAAAACGTACATTTTCTTACCATCATaccattttccaatagAATATGTGACAATTAAAGCTTCATCTGGATCATTTTCTTACGATTCGGAACATCAAGTTCTGATTTGGTCACATAACTCGGGATTACAGTATATCATGATACAAACCGGCACATCATCTAGTCCTAATTCAAAAGAATCAAGTCCAAATTGCGTCATCAATTGA
- the PRI1 gene encoding DNA primase subunit PRI1 (ancestral locus Anc_7.171): MTDVKSATPALKSETKPSGPSSSDMEYYYKHLYPFKPIFNWLNHSVKPGRDITNREFAMAFRSGAYKRYNSFNSLQEFKAQIEKGNPDRFEIGAVYNKPPRDRDSLLKSEMKPLEKELVFDIDMDDYDTFRTCCSGAQVCEKCWKFISLAMKVMNVSLEEDFGYDDYIWIFSGRRGAHCWISDKRARILNDLQRRNVLDYLNVVRDRTASKRLALKRPYHPHVARSLDILKPFFVEIILEEQNPWEDDEHAIQTLLPGLHDKHLIEQLKVFWKANPNRSSREKWGDIDLLASKELKANKKQDAINRLRECKEDLVIATLYPKLDVEVTKQTIHLLKAPFCIHPATGNVCVPITESFTPRDAPKLLDLQNEMEKNNNEVKMTSLEPFIEHFQTYVSKVIKDEDVTRKREREEEEVDGSLDF; the protein is encoded by the coding sequence ATGACCGACGTTAAGTCAGCAACTCCCGCTTTAAAAAGCGAAACAAAACCTAGTGGACCGAGCTCTTCCGATATGGAATACTATTACAAACATCTATATCCTTTCAAGCCTATCTTCAATTGGTTAAATCACTCTGTCAAACCAGGAAGGGATATTACAAATAGGGAATTTGCAATGGCTTTTAGATCAGGAGCATACAAAAGatataattctttcaattcgTTGCAGGAATTTAAAGCACAGATAGAAAAGGGTAATCCGGATAGATTTGAAATAGGTGCAGTTTATAATAAGCCACCCAGAGATAGAGATTCCCTTTTAAAAAGTGAAATGAAGCCTTTGGAAAAGGAACTTgtttttgatattgatatgGATGACTATGATACCTTTAGAACTTGTTGTTCGGGAGCTCAAGTCTGTGAGAAATGTTGGAAGTTTATTTCCCTTGCGATGAAAGTAATGAACGTTTCCCTAGAGGAAGACTTTGGCTATGACGATTATATATGGATATTTTCGGGTAGGCGTGGTGCTCATTGTTGGATAAGTGACAAGCGCGCAAGAATCTTAAATGATTTGCAAAGGAGAAACGTTTTAGATTATCTGAACGTTGTCAGGGATAGAACAGCAAGCAAAAGATTAGCACTAAAACGACCATATCACCCCCATGTTGCACGTTCTTTGGATATATTAAAGcctttctttgttgaaataaTTCTCGAGGAACAAAATCCATGGGAAGATGATGAGCATGCGATCCAAACGTTACTGCCGGGACTTCATGATAAACACCTTATTGAGCAATTGAAAGTGTTTTGGAAGGCAAATCCCAACCGATCAAGTAGGGAGAAATGGGGTGATATTGATCTACTTGCGTCTAAGGAGTTAAAGGCTAACAAGAAGCAGGATGCCATCAATAGACTTCGTGAATGCAAAGAAGATTTGGTTATTGCAACGCTGTATCCAAAATTAGATGTTGAAGTTACCAAACAGACAATCCATTTATTAAAGGCACCATTTTGCATTCATCCTGCTACGGGGAATGTCTGTGTTCCTATTACAGAATCATTTACACCCAGGGATGCCCCAAAATTACTGGATTTGCAGAACGAgatggaaaaaaataataatgagGTAAAGATGACTTCTTTAGAACCATTTATTGAGCACTTCCAAACCTATGTGTCGAAAGTGATTAAAGATGAGGATGTGacaagaaaaagagaaagagaagaagaagaggtCGATGGATCTTTggatttttaa
- the ARO80 gene encoding Aro80p (ancestral locus Anc_5.525), whose translation MLSASNERAIDEAGTTASKRSSRDIKWQRSFRACISCRMRKVKCDLGPLENPHKPPCVRCRREGKTCIFSSGGNGMSSANLSTMNGKNNQATFTGIKRALSVDANSTLNSQYHTTKIKKTENTYKRLPREKWKLELASMQNSLEFLAKAADSVAHQSNPESFKETAKLAKNGASNDTSENDTPVQQQDSPNENYLTPLTTPHNSRRSALPQLEKSISIRPKSSQTLSDMEFIGPSKLLSEEEARELIDLFFLTMNPFFPHIPLQLQDADELVRYPILLCAILTISSRYHPFDEFDGYNGTPGRQKRNIHVHEKLWIYCQRLISQTVWAEASTRSIGTIFAFIIFTEWNPRAIHWKWSDYANNPEQYDMTKRESFSQEPNKDEDGLTGIAAIRRSDRMAWMLTGTAVRLAQDIGAIETSAKVFVATHISESYTAINMNQGLILSQSFNERNLDGIDNLNGVDNERLYLEQILQNDESKARWNGILKLLDNEVGISEEYLQDVEREFLNDEYTLYYADHDEDTQQHTQQIIPLKFTSTQKAKLELLRILILGYETIYYEKGDQRLVSTDQRHNLAVLNILAPLIESWYNNYRSLLEIREGEVLSLNQRRNKRKAFEMSRQINTETMISDYYYCQLYIYSLALQVDVEENKLKLNEIRRCASFVEKAYIAAKEILESAGRVHKLNMLKYMPVRWVLRIVRSVAFIVKCYLTLTCSDLSTNPEANTILRLSAISVDETIQTIQTAAITLKEAAPDELHLCTRYSAILMYLCREMKLRDKTNNNNNTGENEEQKILIENSNPDGVEGVASNFGNVPSTLPPSYAQKSTTKEQLSDDGAHSMSFMDEGPSLSNNVTDWFNVGGDIGLDFVEPWTEMIEQRYLQSGDVNTSFEELYRQLCEPFNEHSTDGS comes from the coding sequence ATGCTATCAGCTTCTAATGAGAGGGCGATTGATGAAGCTGGAACCACTGCTTCAAAAAGATCGAGTAGAGATATAAAATGGCAGAGAAGTTTCAGAGCATGCATTAGTTGTAGAATGAGAAAAGTGAAGTGTGATCTGGGACCTCTTGAGAATCCTCATAAACCGCCATGTGTACGTTGCagaagagaaggaaaaactTGCATCTTTTCATCAGGTGGGAACGGTATGAGCTCTGCTAATTTGAGCACGATGAATGGAAAAAACAATCAGGCTACATTTACAGGTATTAAGAGGGCACTATCTGTTGATGCAAACAGTACCTTGAACTCACAATATCATACGACGAAGATTAAGAAGACCGAGAACACATATAAGAGGCTTCCAAGAGAAAAATGGAAGTTGGAACTGGCATCAATGCAAAATTCATTGGAATTCTTGGCAAAAGCTGCAGATTCTGTTGCTCACCAAAGTAATCCTgaatcatttaaagaaactgCAAAGCTTGCCAAGAATGGGGCTTCGAATGATACATCAGAGAACGATACTCCTGTCCAGCAGCAAGACTCACCCAACGAAAACTATCTCACACCATTAACAACACCACATAATTCTCGAAGATCTGCATTACCCCAGTTAGAAAAATCAATTAGCATAAGGCCTAAGTCATCGCAAACTCTATCTGACATGGAATTCATAGGACCATCAAAATTACTGTCAGAGGAAGAAGCTAGAGAGTTAATTGATCTATTCTTCTTAACTATGAACCCCTTCTTCCCACATATTCCCTTGCAACTGCAAGATGCTGATGAATTAGTAAGATATCCAATTTTGTTATGTGCAATATTGACAATTTCATCTCGTTATCATCCATtcgatgaatttgatggCTATAATGGCACTCCAGGTCGACAGAAACGAAACATCCATGTTCATGAAAAATTGTGGATATATTGTCAACGATTAATTTCACAAACCGTCTGGGCCGAGGCAAGTACCAGGTCAATTGGCACGATATTTGCATTTATCATATTTACTGAGTGGAACCCCCGTGCCATTCATTGGAAATGGTCAGATTATGCAAATAATCCTGAGCAGTATGATATGACTAAGAGAGAATCATTTTCTCAAGAACCAAACAAAGATGAGGATGGACTTACTGGTATTGCTGCAATTCGTAGAAGCGATAGAATGGCATGGATGCTTACAGGAACTGCTGTAAGATTAGCACAGGATATTGGAGCTATTGAAACCAGCGCAAAAGTATTTGTTGCAACCCATATTTCGGAATCATATACTGCTATCAATATGAATCAGGGATTGATTTTGTCGCAATCATTTAACGAAAGGAATCTTGATGGAATAGACAATTTGAATGGTGTAGACAATGAACGGCTTTACTTAGAACAGATATTACAAAATGATGAAAGTAAAGCAAGGTGGAATGGGATACTTAAGCTTTTAGATAATGAGGTCGGTATAAGTGAGGAATACTTACAAGATGTAGAACGagaatttttaaatgatgagTATACCTTATATTATGCTGATCACGATGAGGATACTCAACAACATACCCAGCAGATTATACCTCTTAAGTTTACCTCAACACAAAAAGCAAAATTGGAACTTTTACGAATTCTAATATTAGGATATGAAACCATATATTATGAGAAAGGTGACCAGCGACTTGTTTCAACCGACCAACGACACAATTTAGCTGTCCTGAATATATTGGCACCGTTGATTGAAAGTTGGTATAATAACTACCGTTCCCTATTAGAAATTAGGGAGGGTGAGGTACTTTCGTTAAACCAGCGAAGAAACAAACGTAAAGCATTTGAAATGTCGCGACAAATTAACACTGAGACCATGATTTCCGATTACTATTATTGCCAGTTATACATATACTCACTAGCCTTACAGGTTGATGtagaagaaaataagcTCAAGTTGAATGAAATAAGAAGATGTGCTAGTTTTGTTGAAAAGGCCTACATTGCAGCAAAGGAGATACTGGAATCGGCGGGAAGAGTCCATAAATTAAACATGCTAAAATATATGCCTGTGAGGTGGGTTCTACGAATTGTGAGATCGGTTGCCTTCATTGTTAAATGTTATCTAACTCTGACCTGCAGTGATCTTTCTACGAATCCAGAAGCAAACACAATACTACGCTTAAGTGCTATTTCAGTGGACGAGACGATTCAAACTATTCAAACTGCAGCTATTACATTAAAAGAGGCAGCTCCAGATGAATTACATTTATGCACAAGGTATTCTGCAATTTTAATGTACCTTTGCAGAGAAATGAAGCTACGTGATAAGactaataacaacaacaatacaGGCGAGAATGAAGAGcaaaagatattaattgAGAACAGTAATCCTGATGGTGTAGAAGGCGTAGCATCCAATTTCGGTAATGTGCCCTCAACTCTGCCGCCTTCATATGCTCAAAAGAGCACCACCAAAGAGCAATTATCAGACGATGGAGCTCACAGTATGTCTTTTATGGATGAGGGCCCATCCTTATCTAACAATGTTACAGATTGGTTCAATGTAGGGGGAGATATAGGTCTTGATTTCGTGGAACCTTGGACTGAAATGATCGAACAA